The window CCGCCACCGCCGGCGACGAAATGAACATGATTTGCTGCCTGACCGCGAAAAGCCTTGGCGCCAAACACACTATTGCCCGCATACGCGATACTCAGTATGCCAATGAACTGTCCACGCTCAAATATGAGCTGGGGCTTGACATGATCATAAACCCGGAACAGGAAGTGGCCGCGGAAATAAGCAGGCTGCTGCAATTCCCCCCTGCCCTGAACGTTGAGGTTTTTGCCGGCAATCAAGTGGAAATAATTGACATACGCGTTAAGAAAGACATGCCGATCATCGATAAAAAGCTGAAGGATCTCGCGCCCGAATACGCCGCCAGCGTCCTGGTCGGCGCGGTATTGCGGGAAGATTGCGCGATCGTCCCCGGCGGCGAATTTGCGGTCAGGGAAAACGACCGGCTGTATATCGTCGGCAAACCCGCCATGTTGTATGAGTTTTGCTTAAAGTGCGGCATACGCGCCGAAAAAATCAAGGCCGCCATGATCATGGGCGGCGGGCGCATCGGCTATTATTTGGCAAAATACCTTGACTCGGTAAACATCAAAGTCAAAATCATAGAAAAAGACTATGAGCGTTGCGAAGAATTGGCGCAGCAGTTGCCGCGCGCCGTAATAATCCACGGCGACGGTTCCGACGGGGCGGTGTTGGAGATGGAAAATATAGACAAAATGTCGGCTTTCATTTCCGTAACCGGACACGACGAGGACAATCTGATCGCCGCTTTTTTTGCCAAGGAATTTGGCGTCCCGAAAGTCATCGCGAAAACGAGCCGGCCCGCCTTGCCCAAAATCGTCAAAACCTCCGGCATTGACAACCTGGTAAGGCCAAACGAGGTTACAGCCAACCAAATACTGCGGTTTGCCAGGGGACTGAAAAACGCCGTGGGCAATCCGGTAAACACGCTCTATAAAATCGTGGAGGGCAAGGCCGAGGCGGTGGAGTTTACCGTCGGCGGCGCTTCGCGGCTGATAAATACGCCGCTTAAAAAGCTTTCACTGAAAAAAGAAGTGCTGATAGCGGCAATAGCGCGCGGCGGCGAGATATTGATACCGCACGGGGACGACCTGCTCAAGCCGGGCGACATTGTCGTCATAATTACCAAGAACATGTACCTGTCCGATTTAGACAGCATTATCGGCCCGGGGGGCGCGCAATGAATTATCGCTTGATATTTAAGCATATCGGCGCGCTTTGCCTGTTGGAGGCCGGAGCCATGCTCCCCGCGCTGGGCGTGGAAATGTTTTGCGGCCAGGGCGAGGCCGCGCCTTTTGTAAAAAGCGTGGCTATTTTAATTTTTTTGGGATTTTTAATGTACAAGATCAAGCCGCAAACCGATGAGCTTCGCTTTCGCGACGGGTTCGCGCTTGTGGGCATAGGCTGGCTGCTGGTGTCCTTGGCCGGGTCTTTGCCCTATATTTTCAGCGGCGCGGCGCCAATGCTGCCGGACGCCTTTTTTGAATCGGTGTCCGGCTTTTCCACAACCGGCGCCAGCATTTTGCGGAAAGTGGAAGGCTTGCCGCGCGGCGTAGTTTTCTGGCGCAGCACCACCAACTGGTTGGGCGGCGTGGGCGTGCTTGTTTTAATCATCGCCATATTGCCGGCCAAAGCCAGTACGTTACACATTATGCAAGCGGAAAACACAGGGCCGGTCGTGGACAAATTTATGCCGAGAATCGGGCAGATGGCGAAAACCCTGTGCCTTATTTATATCGTCCTGACGGCTGCATTGGCCGCTGTTCTCGTCGCCTGCGGCCTGCCGCTTTACGACAGCGCCGTTCACGCCATGAGCACCGCCGGCACAGGGGGCTTTTCCAGTCGGGACGCGAGCATTGCCGCCTACAGAGGCACAAACGCCGATATTGTCATATTTATCTTTATGCTGGTTTTCAGTTTTAATTTTTCCCTTTACCACAAATCGCTGAACGACAGGGGAAAATCGCTGCTTAATGACGAGGAGTTGCGCGGCTACCTGCTTTGCGTCATCATCGCGATCGCTTTGATCGCTGCCAATCTGGCGGCTGCGGGCGTCTACCGGACTTTGGGCGAGGCGGTGCGCTACGCCGCTTTCCAGGTAAGCTCGGTCGTTACGACGACCGGCTTTGCCACGGCGGATTTTAACCTTTGGCCGGTTTTCAGCAAAACCTTGCTGCTGATCTTGATGCTGACCGGCGGCTGCACAGGTTCCACGGCGGGCGGCTTGAAATTCATGCGCGTGCTGCTTTTGTTCAAAATCATGCGCCGCGAAATCGGCAAAATAATAAGGCCGCACGCCGTCCAAGTCGTGCGGTTTGGGGGAAAAACGATAGAAGAGGGCGTTTTGTTCGGAGTATTGACCTATTTTGCCCTTTACTGTTTGATTTTTATCCTTGTCACGCTGATTGTCGCGTTAGATGGGCATGACCTTGAAACCTGCGCCAGCGCCGCTTTAAGCACCCTCGGCAATATCGGCCCCGGGTTGGGCATGGTCGGGCCGGCCGGCAACTACGCGGATTTTTCCGCCGTCAGCAAAATCGCCATGTCGTTTTGTATGCTGCTGGGCAGAATCGAAATATACCCTTTGGCGCTTCTTTGCTCGCCGGCGTTGTGGCGGCGGACGAACATGTGAACGATGCGCGCCCGCCAATCCGAACGGGCGACGAACACTTCCCCTCCCGCGTGGCGACTGCGGGAACAAACGCCGCCTCTTGCGGCGGCATCGGCTTTCGCCGCCCGGCCGCACGGAAAAACCTTGTGCCGCATTGTCCGCAAACGACTGCCGGACTGCCCCGTTATTTTATGTTGGCGTCGATCAAGCCGATCAATTCGGTTATCTCCGGTTTGGACACCTGCGCGGTAGCGCCGAGCGACTCCCCTTTCAGGCGGTTTTCCTCGTTGATCAAAGAGGAGAAAACAATAACAGGCAGCCCGGACAACGCCGAATCCTCGCGGATGAGCTTGAGCAGGCGGTGTCCGTCCATTTGCGGCATTTCAATGTCGGTGATGACAAGCTGCACCGCTTGGAAAATGTCGTCGTTCTCGTCGCGCAGTTTTTTCAAAATTTCCCAGGCGTCTTTGCCGTTGCTGGTTTCTATGATATTCACATAGCCGGCCTTGCGCAAATTGTCGTCTAACAGTTCCCGCAAAAGATGCGAATCCTCGGCCACGACAATAGTCTTGCCCCCGCGCCTTTTTAAGAGGCCTTCCTCCGTGGTGGCCTTGAACTTGGTAAAAGAGCGGTTGATTTCAGGGCTTATATCGGATAGAATACGCTCAAAATCAAGCAATACAATCATCTTTTCTTCCATTTTGATGATCCCGACCACTAAATTTGAATTGGCGATTTCCGGCGCCGGTTCCATGCGTTCCCAAGAAATGCGGTATATCCTGGAAACCTCGTCAACAAGAAAGCCGGCCTGGTAATTGTTGAGTTCGGCGACGATTATCCTCTTAGGGGTTGAGTCCAACGAACTTAGGCAAGTGGCGAGATTGACCAAAGGTATCACTTTGCCGCGCAAGGTGAACACCCCATCTATAAAAGGATGGGCGCTCGGCATTTTAGTAACAGGCAAAAGGTTTATCACTTCGCGCACTTTGGCGACGTTTATGCCGTAAGTTATTTTGCCCACCATAAATTCTACGATTTCAAACTCATTGGTGCCGCTTTCCAGCAAAATTTCGCTTGCCATTTTTGCCATTCCTTTCTTTACTGTATGAACATTTTACGGAAACTGCGCTAAGGGAAAACACAATCCCTGTTGTTATTATATATTATTCCATTAATATCCACAACTAATATCCACAACTACCTGCAAAAATGCAGTTAAATATTTTGCCTTGCCAACCGCTCGTCCTTGGCGGCGCAACGATTGACAGGCCTGAAGTATTTTGTTAAAATTTTACCATAACGGGAATCTGCAATGGCTGTTGGCGGCGCGGCGCCGGGTGTTTTGCCGTTCGGTTTTTGGCTTTCATGGCGCGCGGCGCTTCTCGCCAAAGGGATCCGGCCGGCTCGTCGTGGGCTTTCGCAAATGTCTGCGGGCAGTTATTTGGATGCCTTCATAAAATCTTTGCTTTGGAGCGACGTTGACATGCCGGTTCATGGTATATACGGATTTTTGGCGGCCGCAGGGCAAGATTGCGCCTGCGGCCTGCGTATTTGCTAAAATCGGGGGAGTGTTTTTTATTTTATTTCGCGATATTACCTTGGCGGACAAGCCGGTATTTGACGATGTTTTCCGGCGCGTGCAATATTCGGGGTCAGAATGTACTTTTACCAATCTTTTTATCTGGCGCTCCTGTTATGATATACGCTGGGCGTGGGAAGACGGGTTTTTGCTGATTCAGGTAACGCGGGAGAAGGAGCGTTTCCTGCTGCCGCCTTTAGGCGGCGAGGACGCCGCTTTGCCGAGCGTGTTGGAAAAGCTTTGCGCGCATTTTGGCCCGTTTGAAATGCGGGGCATTTACCGGGAAATTGTCGAAAAATTGGAAGACATTTTGCCCGGCCGTTTCGCTTTTTATCTCGACAGAAGCAATTCCGATTATATATACCTTGCGGACAATCTCGCGTCGCTGGCCGGGCGCAAGTATCACCAGAAAAAAAATCACGTCAATTCTTTCCGCAAGGCCTATCCCAATTACCGCTATCTGCCTATGGACAAAAATATTACCGTTGATTGCCTGGCTTTCGCGCAGGAATGGAAGGAAAGCAGGGACGGCGCGGAAAGCGATGAGTCGCTGCTTTGCGAGATGAGCGCGATCACGGAGGCGCTTACCAATTTTGGGGCGCTCGGCATACAGGGCGGGGTCATTGTCATTGACGGCAAGGTGGAGGCCATGACTTTCGGCGAAATGCTCAACGCCGATACCGCCGTCATCCACGTGGAAAAGGCCAACCCCGCCATACGTGGGCTTTATGCCGTGATAAATCAGGAGTTTTGCCAAAGGGCCTGGGCGCAAGTGAAATATATAAACAGGGAAGAAGACATGGGAATAGAAGGCTTGCGCAAAGCCAAGCTGTCTTACCAGCCCAAATATCTTTTGGACAAGTTTACCGCGAAAATTAATTTCGGAGCCGGCGATGCTGACAAGAATGTTGAAAAAGCGTGAACTCGCGCAAGCGGGCGATCTATGGGATTATTGCTTTGAAAAAAGGGACGAGCCTTTTTTTGCGTGGTATTTTTCCTCTTACTGCCAGCATCAAAACGTCCTGGGCGCTTTCGAGGCGGAAGCCCTTGCCGGCATGATACATCTTAACCCTTATGCGCTTTTGCTCAACCGCCGCCCGGTCGAGGCGGCCTATCTCGTCGGCGTGGCGGTAGCGCCGCAATACCGGGGGCGCGGCGTGTTGCGCGCCATGCTGGAGGCCGCCTTTAAAACGCTGCGCGAACGCGGCCGGCCGCTGGCCATCTTGATGCCGTCGGCCGCCGGGCTATACATTCCTTACGGCTTTGCCTATTGCTATCAGCGGCTGAGCTATCGGCTGCCTTTGCCTGAAATCGGCCGCCTTTTCCCGAAGGCGGCGGGGTTTGATTTTGTGTTGGCCGCTTTGTCTGACTGGCCGCTTTTTCAGGCGGTGTATGATCAATTTACCCGGCCTGTTAACGGTAGCGCGATACGCGGCGAAAAAGAGTGGCGGGCGGTTTTGGGGGAGCTTTTATACAAAGGCGCGGGACGGGCGGTAATCGCCCAAAGCGCGGGCAAGGTTCGCGGTTATATGCTCTACGCGCTGCAAGGCGGCGTTTTCCGGGTCATTGAGTTGGCCTGGCTTGACGGGAAAGGCCAAGCGGCCCTGTTCGGGTTCATCGGCCGGCACTTTTCGCAATGCGCCCGTTTAGAATGGCTGGCGCCCGCGCATGACCTTACTTTCCTGCGCTTTCCCGATAGTGGGCATTATCCGGCCATTTCGCCTTTTATGATGGGGCGGGCGCTTGACCCCGCGCGGTTTGTGGCTGCCCTGGAGCTGCCGATGCCGGAGGGGGATGGTTTGCGCTTGCAACTCTCTGACGGCGTCATAGCGGAAAACAACGGCGTTTTTTTGCTGAAAGCGAAAGAAGGCCGGGCGGCGCTGTCTCCGGCAGAGGGGCGGCCGGACGCGGCAATGGACATAGGCGTTTTCACGCAATTGTGCTTTGGCGCCTACGCGGCGGACGACCTGTCGCTTGCCGGCCAGCTGCGGGCCGAAAGCGCGCGCGGCATGGAAATATTGCGAAAAGTTTTTCCCGTGCGGAAAAACTACATTAACGAGTATTTTTGAGGTGTATATATGCCAGAAGCGATAAAGAGGATTTTTGTCGAAAAAAGGCCGGGGTTTGCGGTGGAGGCCGCCGCCCTGCTTGCCGACCTTAAAGACAATCTCGGCATTGGCGGGCTGGAAAAAGTGAGGATATTGAATCGCTACGATGTATCCGGCGTTTCGGAGGACGAATTTGCCGAAGCGGCGCGCCTTGTTATGTCCGAGCCGCCCGTGGACGACATTTATCTGAATGATTTTTTTGTTGACGGGGAAACTTTCAGTTTCGCCGTAGAATACCTGCCGGGGCAATACGATCAAAGGGCCGATTCCGCCGCGCAATGTATCAGGCTGATTGCGCGCGGGGAGGGCGTTCTGGTCAAAACGGCCAGAGTGTTTGTCCTTTGCGGCAATCTCTGCGCCCGGGATGTTGAGCTGATAAAAAAATACTGCATAAATCCGGTCGAGGCGCGCGAGGCAAAAAGCGGCGCGCCGTGCGCGGCAGAAGCAGCGGCGCCCCCTGGCGCGGTAAAGCGGCTGGAAGGATTTTCCAAAATGACCGCAGGCCAGTTGCAAAAGCTCTCTTTTGACCTGTCCTTGGCAATGGGCGATGCCGATCTTGTTTTTTGCCAACAATATTTCAAAGACAAAGGCCGCGATCCCACCGTAACGGAAATAAAGGCGCTTGACACATATTGGTCGGATCATTGCCGGCACACCACCTTCAACACCGTTATCGACAAGGTGGAAATACCCGCGCACCGGCATAACGACGCTTTAAAGGCCGCCTACGCGCTTTATCTTAAAGACCGCGAGACGCTTGGCGCGGGCGGGGAGCCGGTTACTCTCATGGACATGGCTCTTCTCGGCATGAAAAAACTGCGCGCCGCAGGAGAGCTTGGCGACCTTGACCTGTCGGACGAAGCAAACGCCTGCAGCATAGAGGTTGCGGCGGATATCGGCGGCGAGCGGCAGGAGTGGCTGGTCATGTTCAAAAACGAAACGCATAACCACCCTACGGAAATAGAGCCTTTCGGCGGCGCGGCCACCTGCCTCGGCGGTGCCATACGCGATCCGCTTTCCGGGCGCGCCTGGGTTTACCAGGCGATGCGCGTTACCGGCGGCGCGGATCCGCGCGCGCCGGTCCGCGACACGCTTGAGGGCAAACTGCCGCAGCGAAAGATCGCGGCCGGGGCGGCGGCCGGGTACAGTTCCTATGGCAACCAGGTCGGCATAGCCACGGGAATGGTGCGGGATTTTTACCATGACCGTTTCTTGGCGAAAAGGATGGAAGTTGGCGCGGT is drawn from Acidaminococcales bacterium and contains these coding sequences:
- a CDS encoding TrkH family potassium uptake protein yields the protein MNYRLIFKHIGALCLLEAGAMLPALGVEMFCGQGEAAPFVKSVAILIFLGFLMYKIKPQTDELRFRDGFALVGIGWLLVSLAGSLPYIFSGAAPMLPDAFFESVSGFSTTGASILRKVEGLPRGVVFWRSTTNWLGGVGVLVLIIAILPAKASTLHIMQAENTGPVVDKFMPRIGQMAKTLCLIYIVLTAALAAVLVACGLPLYDSAVHAMSTAGTGGFSSRDASIAAYRGTNADIVIFIFMLVFSFNFSLYHKSLNDRGKSLLNDEELRGYLLCVIIAIALIAANLAAAGVYRTLGEAVRYAAFQVSSVVTTTGFATADFNLWPVFSKTLLLILMLTGGCTGSTAGGLKFMRVLLLFKIMRREIGKIIRPHAVQVVRFGGKTIEEGVLFGVLTYFALYCLIFILVTLIVALDGHDLETCASAALSTLGNIGPGLGMVGPAGNYADFSAVSKIAMSFCMLLGRIEIYPLALLCSPALWRRTNM
- a CDS encoding GNAT family N-acetyltransferase, which produces MLTRMLKKRELAQAGDLWDYCFEKRDEPFFAWYFSSYCQHQNVLGAFEAEALAGMIHLNPYALLLNRRPVEAAYLVGVAVAPQYRGRGVLRAMLEAAFKTLRERGRPLAILMPSAAGLYIPYGFAYCYQRLSYRLPLPEIGRLFPKAAGFDFVLAALSDWPLFQAVYDQFTRPVNGSAIRGEKEWRAVLGELLYKGAGRAVIAQSAGKVRGYMLYALQGGVFRVIELAWLDGKGQAALFGFIGRHFSQCARLEWLAPAHDLTFLRFPDSGHYPAISPFMMGRALDPARFVAALELPMPEGDGLRLQLSDGVIAENNGVFLLKAKEGRAALSPAEGRPDAAMDIGVFTQLCFGAYAADDLSLAGQLRAESARGMEILRKVFPVRKNYINEYF
- a CDS encoding chemotaxis protein; protein product: MASEILLESGTNEFEIVEFMVGKITYGINVAKVREVINLLPVTKMPSAHPFIDGVFTLRGKVIPLVNLATCLSSLDSTPKRIIVAELNNYQAGFLVDEVSRIYRISWERMEPAPEIANSNLVVGIIKMEEKMIVLLDFERILSDISPEINRSFTKFKATTEEGLLKRRGGKTIVVAEDSHLLRELLDDNLRKAGYVNIIETSNGKDAWEILKKLRDENDDIFQAVQLVITDIEMPQMDGHRLLKLIREDSALSGLPVIVFSSLINEENRLKGESLGATAQVSKPEITELIGLIDANIK
- the trkA gene encoding Trk system potassium transporter TrkA — its product is MKIIIIGCGKIGYNLAENLAEEDNEVVIVDKKAEVLKKAVENIDAMCVNGSGVSTGVLLEAGARGADLLIAATAGDEMNMICCLTAKSLGAKHTIARIRDTQYANELSTLKYELGLDMIINPEQEVAAEISRLLQFPPALNVEVFAGNQVEIIDIRVKKDMPIIDKKLKDLAPEYAASVLVGAVLREDCAIVPGGEFAVRENDRLYIVGKPAMLYEFCLKCGIRAEKIKAAMIMGGGRIGYYLAKYLDSVNIKVKIIEKDYERCEELAQQLPRAVIIHGDGSDGAVLEMENIDKMSAFISVTGHDEDNLIAAFFAKEFGVPKVIAKTSRPALPKIVKTSGIDNLVRPNEVTANQILRFARGLKNAVGNPVNTLYKIVEGKAEAVEFTVGGASRLINTPLKKLSLKKEVLIAAIARGGEILIPHGDDLLKPGDIVVIITKNMYLSDLDSIIGPGGAQ
- a CDS encoding phosphatidylglycerol lysyltransferase domain-containing protein, translating into MFFILFRDITLADKPVFDDVFRRVQYSGSECTFTNLFIWRSCYDIRWAWEDGFLLIQVTREKERFLLPPLGGEDAALPSVLEKLCAHFGPFEMRGIYREIVEKLEDILPGRFAFYLDRSNSDYIYLADNLASLAGRKYHQKKNHVNSFRKAYPNYRYLPMDKNITVDCLAFAQEWKESRDGAESDESLLCEMSAITEALTNFGALGIQGGVIVIDGKVEAMTFGEMLNADTAVIHVEKANPAIRGLYAVINQEFCQRAWAQVKYINREEDMGIEGLRKAKLSYQPKYLLDKFTAKINFGAGDADKNVEKA